The genomic segment CGCTGATCGCCTCGATGGCGGTCTTGGCCTGGGTGCGCAGTTCCTCGGAGATCGGCGCCGAACCGGCGTTCTCCGCTGCCGCGTTCTGGCCCTCGGGGCTGACCAGGTAGTTCATGAACGCCTTGACCAGTTCGGCGGTCTCCGCGCTGTCGTAGTTGACGCAGGCGAGCTGGTAGGAGACCAGCACGATCGGGTAGACGCCCGCCTCCTTGGTGTCGCGGGGCAGGTCGATGGCGTAGCTGAACTCCGGCCGGCCCGACACCTTCTCGGCGGCGTCGACCACGGCCGCGGCCGCCTCGGCCGAGTACTCGACGAAGCTCTCGCCGACCTGGACGGCCGCGACCCCGAGCTCACCGGCCTGGGAGGCGTCGAGGTAGCCGATGGTGCCCTCGCCACCGCGCAGCGCGGCGGCCACGCCCTGGGTCTGCGCGGCTGCCTCACCGCCGGACGCCGGCCAGTCACCGGAGACCTCGTAGGTCCAGTCCTGCGGCGCCGCCTTGGACAGGTAGTCGACGAAGTTCTCGGTGGTGCCGGACTCGTCCGACCGGTGCACCGGCGTGATGGCCAGGTCCGGGAGCTGCGCGTCGGGGTTGAGTTCGGCGATCGCCGGGTCGTTCCACTTCGTGATCTTGGAGTCGAAGATCCGCGCCATCACCGAGGGCGACAGGTTGAGCTTCTCGACGCCCGGCAGGTTGTAGGCGACGGCGATCGGGCTGATGTAGCCCGGGAACTCGATGAAGCCCCGCTCGCCGCAGGTGGCCTCGGCTGCGGCGATCTCCTCCTCGTCGAGGTAGGCGTCGGAGCCGGCGAACTGCACGCCGCCGCTGGTGAACTGCTCGCGGCCGCCGCCGGAGCCGATCGGGTCGTAGGTCACGGTGGCGTCCGGCGCCACGGACGAGAATCCGGCGATCCAGGCCGCCATGGCGGCGCCCTGGGAGGAGGCTCCGGCACCGGCGAGGTCTCCGCTGACCTCGGTGGACGTCTCCGAACCGGTGTCCTCGCCGTCGCCACCGCAGGCGGCCACGCCGAGGGAAAGCAGCACGGCGACCGGCAGGGCGGCCAACCGAAGGGATCTGCGGTTCACAGTGATATTGCCTCTCTGAGGTCGGGGTGGCGATCCGGCCCGGGTCACAGGCTGAAGCGATTCGCCGTCTCGAACGCGGTGGACGCTACGAGCCGTTGCTAAACGGTCGGGCGGTGCATGGTGAACACCAGGTGAACCAAACCTGTAGGTCAATCG from the Solwaraspora sp. WMMD1047 genome contains:
- the pstS gene encoding phosphate ABC transporter substrate-binding protein PstS, which gives rise to MNRRSLRLAALPVAVLLSLGVAACGGDGEDTGSETSTEVSGDLAGAGASSQGAAMAAWIAGFSSVAPDATVTYDPIGSGGGREQFTSGGVQFAGSDAYLDEEEIAAAEATCGERGFIEFPGYISPIAVAYNLPGVEKLNLSPSVMARIFDSKITKWNDPAIAELNPDAQLPDLAITPVHRSDESGTTENFVDYLSKAAPQDWTYEVSGDWPASGGEAAAQTQGVAAALRGGEGTIGYLDASQAGELGVAAVQVGESFVEYSAEAAAAVVDAAEKVSGRPEFSYAIDLPRDTKEAGVYPIVLVSYQLACVNYDSAETAELVKAFMNYLVSPEGQNAAAENAGSAPISEELRTQAKTAIEAISAA